The genomic window GGCGTGTTGCCCCTGCCGGGCTTGGCCTTGAGCCAGTCTGAAACGGCTTGGAGAGCCCGATCTTGATGTGGTGTGAAAGTCGCCATGTTGCTTGGATAATCTGCAGGGAAGGGAACACGTGCCGGTCAGATGCATAGCCGACTCGGTGCCGCTGTGGGCACGAATATAGTGCGATCCGCGTCTCGAAACAGCAGCGATTCCCGATCGAATTCTAGTGTCCGATTCCGAAGTTCGCATCATTCCGCGGCACCTTTGTTTGCGAACTTCGGATTCGAAGGACACTAGCAAGCTATTGTTCTAGTGTGGCTTTGGTTCAGAAGTCCGCATTCCAGACTCGCTGCACGAATGATGCGGACTTCTGAACCGCCGCACTGGCTAATAAGATACGCCTCGACGAAGGAATGGAGTGGAGCGGGTGGTGAAGTTTTTCAAACGTCTCGTCGTCGCAGTTGTCATACTCTTCGTGATAACAGTGTTTGGCCTGTTCGCGTTCAACTTTTATCGCCACTACACCGCTGGTGAGCCCGATGCACGGCCGCCGGTCATCTACGAACGATCAGACCGGCCATCGCGGGCTTGATGTGCCAGCACAGGTTGCGCGCCGCCCGCTGGTGCTTCTATAAAACAGAACAGCCGAGAAAAGGCGAATGAGGGAAGCCTCATGCAAGCAACAAAAATGGAGAGACGCCCTCATGACTTCCGTATCGTTCGACTTCGCGCCACTGCTGGCTGATGGGTTGCCGCCTGCTGCGGCAAAATGGAATGGCTTTCCAAAATACAATTTTGTCGGTGGCAACAATGATCCCGATCAGGTTCCGGTCGATCGGTTGCTGGCGGCCTCTACCGCAGTCCTGACGCGGGAGGGGAAGACTCTTTCGACCTATGGCCTGAACAGCGGGCCCCTTGGCTATCGGCCGTTGCGAGAATTTCTCGTGGGCAAGCTCAAGCGTGATGCCGGCATCTCCTGCACGGCAGATGAAATCCTTATCACGTCCGGCTCGCTGCAAGGGCTTGATCTGGTCAACGGCATCCTGACGTCGCCTGGCGACACGGTGCTTATCGAACAGGAGTGCTATCAGGGGTCGATCACCCGGCTGGTTCGGCGCGGCGTCAACATCGTCGGCATTCCGCTCGATAGCGGTGGTATGCGGATCGATGCGGTCGCGGGGGCACTTGAGAACCTCAAGCAAAAGGGGATCCGGCCGAAGTACATTTACACCATTCCGACAGTGCAGAATCCCACTGGTACGATCTTGAGCGAACAGCGCCGCCACGAACTGCTCAAGCTGTCGGAAGACTATGGGGTGCCAATCTTCGAAGATGACTGCTACGCCGATCTCATCTGGAATGGCCAGCGGCCGCCCGCGCTTTACGCGATGAGCAAGAATGGCGGGGTCATTCACATCGGCTCGTTCTCGAAATCAGTCGCGCCGGCCTTACGTGTCGGCTACATCGTCGCGCCTTGGCCGGTGTTGTCGCGTATTCTCCCCATCAAAACGGACGCCGGGTCCGGCGCGCTTGAACAGATGGTGCTGGCGGAATTTTGCGAAGCTCATTTTACCGACCATGTGCCCAAGCTGACGCGTGGTCTTCGCGCCAAGCTGGATACGTTAATGGAGGCGCTCGCCGAACAGTTCGGAACCGCCGCCGAATTCGAGGCGCCGAAGGGCGGCATTTTCCTGTGGGTCAAGTTGCCGGACAATGTCGATACGATGAAGCTGTATCAGCAGGCGTTGGCATCGGGGATTGCCATCAATCCCGGCCCGGAATGGTCGACCAATAGCGCTCATAGCAAGAGCCGGCTCAGGCTTTGCTTTGCCAGTCCGTCGGTGCAGGAAATACGGGATGGCGTCGCCGCGCTCGCCGAGGTTTGCCAGCGAGAATTTGGTGTGCCGCGCCGAAGTGCGAATGTCGAGCGGGCCGCGAAGTAGAGGGTAGGGGAAACACTTGCTGAGGAAGATCCTGTTCGGTCTCGTGGCGCTGGTGGTCGTGCTGATCACAGTCATCATCATCCAGCCGTCAGAATACCGTGTGTCGCGAACGCTGACCATGGCAGCGCCTCCACAGGACATTTTCGCACAGCTCAACGATTTCCATCGCTGGGAAGCTTGGTCGCCATGGGCCAAGCTCGATCCGAAAGCGAAGGTGTCGTTTGAAGGCCCCGCTGCCGGGAAAGGCGCCATCTTTGCGTGGTCGGGAAACAGCAAGGTCGGCGAGGGGCGGATGACGCTGGTCGAGAGCACGCCAGACAGTTTTGTCAGGACGCGCACGGACTTTGTGAAGCCGTTCGTGGGCAGCAGTTACAGCGAGTTTACGTTGCGCCCTGAGGGCAATAGCACTGCCGTATCATGGACGATGTTTGGCCAGAACGATTTCATCGGCAAAGCTATGTGCCTTGTGATCAGTATGGACAAGATGCTCGGCGGTGAAATGGAGAAAGGGCTCACCAGCATCAAAGGGCTAGTGGAGGGAAAATAAAAACGCCGGCTAGTGTTCCG from Nitrobacteraceae bacterium AZCC 1564 includes these protein-coding regions:
- a CDS encoding putative negative regulator of RcsB-dependent stress response (product_source=COG2976; cog=COG2976; superfamily=161041; transmembrane_helix_parts=Inside_1_6,TMhelix_7_29,Outside_30_57) → MERVVKFFKRLVVAVVILFVITVFGLFAFNFYRHYTAGEPDARPPVIYERSDRPSRA
- a CDS encoding 2-aminoadipate transaminase (product_source=KO:K05825; cath_funfam=3.40.640.10; cog=COG1167; ko=KO:K05825; pfam=PF00155; superfamily=53383), translated to MTSVSFDFAPLLADGLPPAAAKWNGFPKYNFVGGNNDPDQVPVDRLLAASTAVLTREGKTLSTYGLNSGPLGYRPLREFLVGKLKRDAGISCTADEILITSGSLQGLDLVNGILTSPGDTVLIEQECYQGSITRLVRRGVNIVGIPLDSGGMRIDAVAGALENLKQKGIRPKYIYTIPTVQNPTGTILSEQRRHELLKLSEDYGVPIFEDDCYADLIWNGQRPPALYAMSKNGGVIHIGSFSKSVAPALRVGYIVAPWPVLSRILPIKTDAGSGALEQMVLAEFCEAHFTDHVPKLTRGLRAKLDTLMEALAEQFGTAAEFEAPKGGIFLWVKLPDNVDTMKLYQQALASGIAINPGPEWSTNSAHSKSRLRLCFASPSVQEIRDGVAALAEVCQREFGVPRRSANVERAAK
- a CDS encoding hypothetical protein (product_source=Hypo-rule applied; pfam=PF10604; superfamily=55961; transmembrane_helix_parts=Inside_1_4,TMhelix_5_27,Outside_28_176), producing the protein MLRKILFGLVALVVVLITVIIIQPSEYRVSRTLTMAAPPQDIFAQLNDFHRWEAWSPWAKLDPKAKVSFEGPAAGKGAIFAWSGNSKVGEGRMTLVESTPDSFVRTRTDFVKPFVGSSYSEFTLRPEGNSTAVSWTMFGQNDFIGKAMCLVISMDKMLGGEMEKGLTSIKGLVEGK